One region of Oryza sativa Japonica Group chromosome 5, ASM3414082v1 genomic DNA includes:
- the LOC107275640 gene encoding scarecrow-like protein 3 — MAMWRARRRWDAAAAAAWPRGDDVAGEEEAAAVLVSPRRRSVSALRSVAVTEKSSSSTPSAANTSELMVAQAATAAATTTAAATTAAVPMTNFQLFGSMVPVPVASMATATAPAAVAAADNGGHGSSSASQNASGSGEGQGGSMSLSLQLRPLGSTPTAAVAVSVPPMAAAPMMAGPAAAAPAPAPPLATMAVAQNASLAAVASALAAHRRNQATHRSAALHGHLRRCAEALAASRPADADAELASIARMASSDGDAVQRVAAAFAEAMARVVIRPWRGVSAALFPSDAGAAGDALTAWEAEFARQSFLNLCPLLHLAAVAVNEIILETTRNDKFIHIVDLGGIHHAHWVELLQGLATRRAAVRPCLRLTIVHEHKHFLGQAAQVLAAESDRHGVPLDLHIVESSVEALKLDALGVRSDHAVVIVSTLQLHRLVGAGILSTTAPPSPAAAAAASMITSPLPPANMSSKVDRLLRGFHLLSPRAIILTENEANHFVPSFTDRFASALPYYEQLFAAMEEAGAATVERKAAERYLLREEIKDVIACDHDGPRWARHETLGRWVVRMGAAGFALAPAITVVTAAGRVRAVAARLPGGGDERRYGVTEGGGWLILNREEKPMFCVSAWRRQ; from the exons GGTTTCTCCTCGTCGCAGATCTGTGTCTGCGTTAAG atcAGTAGCTGTAACGGAGAAGAGTTCGTCCTCGACGCCGTCCGCCGCGAACACCTCTGAACTGATGGTAGCgcaagccgccaccgccgccgccaccaccaccgccgctgccaccaccgccgccgtgccgaTGACGAATTTCCAGCTCTTCGGGTCCATGGTGCCGGTTCCGGTGGCGTCCATGGCGACGGCTACTGCTCCGGCAGCTGTGGCAGCAGCCGATAATGGTGGCCATGGATCGTCGTCGGCGTCACAGAACGCCTCTGGCTCAGGCGAAGGACAAGGCGGCAGCATGTCCTTGTCCTTGCAACTGAGGCCGCTCGGCTCAACGCCGACGGCGGCTGTGGCTGTCTCGGTGCCACCCATGGCTGCGGCGCCGATGATGGCTggtccagcagcagcagcgccagcgccggcgccgccgttggCGACGATGGCCGTTGCCCAGAACGCCTCgctcgcggcggtggcgagcgcgCTGGCGGCGCACAGGAGGAACCAGGCCACGCACCGCTCCGCCGCGCTGCACGGCCACCTCCGGCGCTGCGCCGAGGCGCTGGCCGCGTCGCGGCCGGCGGACGCGGACGCCGAGCTCGCCAGCATCGCTCGCATGGCGTCCTCGGACGGCGACGCCGTGCAGCGCGTGGCCGCGGCGTTCGCCGAGGCGATGGCCCGGGTGGTGATCCGGCCCTGGAGGGGCGTGTCCGCCGCGCTCTTCCcctccgacgccggcgccgccggcgacgccctcaCCGCGTGGGAGGCCGAGTTCGCGCGGCAGAGCTTCCTCAACCTGTGCCCGctgctccacctcgccgccgtcgccgtgaaCGAGATCATCCTCGAGACGACGAGGAACGACAAGTTCATCCACATCGTCGACCTCGGCGGCATCCACCACGCCCACTGGGTGGAGCTCCTCCAGGGCCTCgccacgcgccgcgccgcggtCCGCCCATGCCTCCGCCTCACCATCGTCCACGAGCACAAGCACTTCCTCGGCCAGGCGGCGCAGGTCCTCGCCGCCGAGTCCGACCGCCACGGCGTGCCGCTCGACCTCCACATCGTCGAGTCCAGCGTCGAGGCGCTCAAGCTGGACGCCCTCGGGGTGAGGAGCGACCACGCCGTGGTCATCGTCTCCAcgctccagctccaccgcctcgtcggcgccggcatCCTCAGCaccacggcgccgccgtcgccggcggcggcggcggcggccagcatGATCACctccccgctgccgccggcgaacATGTCGTCGAAGGTGGACAGGCTCCTCCGCGGCTTCCACCTGCTGTCGCCGAGGGCCATCATCCTGACCGAGAACGAGGCCAACCACTTCGTGCCGTCGTTCACGGACCGCTTCGCCTCGGCGCTGCCCTACTACGAGCAGCTCTTCGCCGCCATGGAGGAGGCGGGCGCCGCCACGGTGGAGCggaaggcggcggagaggtACCTCCTCAGGGAGGAGATCAAGGACGTTATTGCATGTGATCACGACGGGCCGCGCTGGGCGCGGCACGAGACGCTGGGGAGGTGGGTCGTCCGGATGGGCGCCGCCGGGTTCGCGCTCGCGCCGGCGATCAccgtggtgacggcggcggggcgggtgagggcggtggcggcgcggcttccCGGAGGAGGGGATGAGAGGAGGTATGGGGTGACGGAGGGCGGCGGGTGGCTCATCCTCAACAGGGAGGAGAAGCCAATGTTCTGCGTCTCTGCGTGGAGGAGGCAGTGA